Proteins found in one Sporosarcina sp. FSL K6-3457 genomic segment:
- a CDS encoding DUF3397 family protein, with the protein MNGITSTFFGGVILFPFIVTVLFLIIMRRMGKAPASVIGLAADVTTPFLFLTVYVASRTIIGEGTGVYIIGAAIIIAIARIVMERVKVKEFQIAPLLRKTWRLYFLVLTVGYILLLLGGVIAKVIDYIT; encoded by the coding sequence ATGAATGGGATAACTTCAACGTTTTTCGGGGGAGTCATTCTGTTTCCCTTCATCGTCACCGTTTTATTTCTTATCATTATGAGAAGGATGGGCAAGGCGCCGGCATCGGTCATTGGGCTGGCGGCAGATGTAACAACCCCATTTCTATTCTTAACGGTGTATGTGGCCTCCCGTACAATTATTGGGGAAGGAACGGGCGTCTATATCATAGGAGCCGCCATTATAATTGCCATTGCCCGTATCGTTATGGAAAGGGTTAAGGTCAAAGAATTTCAAATCGCTCCTCTATTAAGGAAAACATGGCGCTTGTATTTCCTTGTCTTAACAGTAGGCTACATCCTTCTGTTGCTTGGTGGCGTCATTGCGAAAGTGATTGACTATATAACTTAA
- a CDS encoding ketopantoate reductase family protein: MNVVIAGAGSIGLLLGSFLAEAGVAVTFYVRREEQAQLIREKGIQRINQDGTTSMYDVGAMTDIRALAPTALWIVAVKYAGLGDLLSDMEQATIENPVLFIQNGIGHIELVNNTAMPHVAFATVEHGARRVDDRTVSHNGVGMLTIAPTRGDKRLFDKLGRAHSALFPVSFHVDAEQILMRKVLINCMINPLTAILKVKNGELLTNTHCRTLFDTLYAELMAAFPEIQSILPNEAVVGVCEKTASNQSSMLADCLAGRPMEIETIVTAVIRKANERQRTLPLLAMLETMLYAVNRTGGEV, translated from the coding sequence ATGAATGTCGTCATTGCGGGAGCGGGTTCAATTGGTCTGCTACTCGGGTCGTTTTTAGCTGAAGCGGGGGTAGCTGTGACTTTCTACGTCAGACGGGAAGAACAGGCACAACTGATTCGGGAAAAAGGAATACAGCGTATCAACCAGGACGGGACAACGAGTATGTACGATGTAGGGGCAATGACAGATATTAGAGCGTTAGCGCCTACTGCGTTGTGGATTGTTGCGGTCAAATATGCTGGTTTAGGTGACCTCCTTTCAGACATGGAGCAAGCAACTATAGAGAATCCCGTGCTATTTATCCAAAATGGTATTGGTCATATAGAGTTAGTGAATAACACGGCAATGCCTCACGTTGCATTCGCCACAGTAGAACATGGGGCTCGCCGAGTAGATGATCGGACCGTTAGCCATAATGGAGTTGGTATGCTAACCATTGCTCCGACCCGTGGAGATAAACGCCTATTTGACAAGCTTGGACGAGCTCATTCAGCTCTGTTTCCAGTAAGTTTTCACGTAGATGCTGAACAAATCCTAATGCGCAAAGTGCTCATCAACTGTATGATTAATCCTTTGACGGCTATTTTAAAAGTGAAAAATGGTGAGCTTTTGACAAACACCCATTGTCGTACACTTTTCGATACATTATATGCTGAATTGATGGCTGCTTTTCCGGAAATACAGTCAATTCTTCCCAATGAGGCCGTGGTAGGTGTTTGCGAAAAAACAGCAAGTAACCAGTCGTCGATGTTGGCAGATTGTTTAGCGGGTCGTCCGATGGAAATTGAAACAATTGTCACCGCGGTTATTCGCAAAGCGAACGAACGTCAACGGACATTACCGCTCTTAGCGATGCTTGAAACGATGCTCTATGCTGTAAATCGGACAGGAGGGGAAGTATGA